One genomic segment of Intestinimonas butyriciproducens includes these proteins:
- a CDS encoding SLOG family protein encodes MKREQSCCFTGHRPDKLPWGENESDPRCLALKRRLEGELTQVYNRGYRHFICGMARGCDLYFCEAVLELRSRRPGITLEAAIPCEEQAARWRERDRSRYFRLMEQCDFETMVQHRYTSGCMQRRDRYMVDHAGLLIAAYDGMTLGGTMYTLTYAMRQGLETLILDIERK; translated from the coding sequence GTGAAGAGAGAGCAGAGCTGCTGTTTTACCGGCCACAGGCCGGACAAACTTCCATGGGGGGAGAATGAGTCCGATCCCCGTTGTCTGGCGCTGAAAAGGCGGCTGGAGGGGGAATTGACGCAGGTATACAATCGTGGGTACCGACATTTCATCTGTGGTATGGCCCGGGGGTGTGACCTCTACTTCTGCGAGGCCGTGCTGGAGCTGCGGAGCCGCCGTCCGGGCATCACGCTGGAGGCCGCCATCCCTTGTGAGGAGCAGGCGGCCCGCTGGCGGGAGCGGGACCGGAGCCGCTATTTCAGACTGATGGAGCAGTGCGATTTTGAGACCATGGTCCAGCACCGGTACACCTCCGGCTGTATGCAGCGCCGGGACCGGTACATGGTCGACCACGCCGGACTTTTGATCGCAGCCTACGACGGCATGACGCTGGGCGGGACCATGTATACCCTGACCTATGCCATGCGGCAGGGGCTGGAGACCCTGATCCTGGATATCGAACGAAAATAG